The following are encoded in a window of Rhodomicrobium lacus genomic DNA:
- a CDS encoding ABC transporter substrate-binding protein, producing the protein MKMRISMGLLGALVVASALDPAWSAPRDDKGGVLRSLATRVGYVLGTAASCPNIAQSRVKSVADKFVDVVKTSAASETESATILASFKASLAEGTKDLADKKTDCAAANRDLANLESVSAPQSNAAPQAAVSFPPSVGVFAAQTVSLVRGVSDNEIRFGASLPFSGPNKDYGYQIRVGIETAFKKVNDEGGVHGRMLRLIAADDGYEPARTAETMKQLYETEQVFGFIGNFGTATAAVAAPYALERRALFYAGYSGASVLRRDPPDRYVFNYRASYAEETETVVRYLVKVKRLKPDQIAVFMQQDGFGEAGYAGVTKAMRALRGGDGGAILKMTYPRNSLDVEPAINLLKTSKTPIKAVVMVATYRAAAKFIEKSREAVPGLIYTNISAVGPIALRDELMLLGPKYAAGVIVTEVVPAVEGYSSLILEYKAALSKYFRGETPDYVSLEYYVAAQIMIEALRRAGPQLDAEKLVEAFENMRDFDLGLGTPISFSRSDHQGSHKVWGTVLGESGKYEPFDME; encoded by the coding sequence ATGAAAATGCGAATATCAATGGGTTTGTTGGGCGCGCTGGTCGTTGCGTCTGCGCTTGATCCGGCGTGGTCAGCGCCGCGCGACGACAAGGGCGGCGTGCTCCGCAGTCTGGCAACGCGCGTGGGTTACGTTCTCGGGACGGCCGCGAGTTGCCCGAACATCGCGCAGTCGCGCGTGAAGTCGGTTGCCGACAAGTTCGTCGATGTCGTCAAGACGTCCGCCGCGAGCGAAACCGAAAGCGCAACGATCCTCGCTTCTTTCAAGGCGAGCCTGGCCGAAGGCACGAAGGATCTGGCCGACAAGAAAACGGATTGCGCGGCTGCCAATCGCGACCTCGCCAATCTTGAAAGCGTGTCTGCGCCCCAGTCAAATGCCGCGCCGCAGGCCGCAGTATCATTTCCGCCGTCCGTCGGCGTCTTCGCCGCTCAGACGGTCAGCCTGGTTCGGGGCGTATCGGACAACGAAATCCGGTTCGGTGCATCGCTTCCTTTTTCCGGCCCGAACAAGGATTACGGCTATCAGATCCGGGTCGGCATAGAGACGGCCTTCAAGAAGGTCAACGACGAGGGTGGCGTTCATGGCCGCATGTTGCGCCTCATCGCCGCCGATGACGGCTATGAACCCGCCCGCACCGCGGAAACCATGAAGCAGCTTTACGAGACCGAGCAGGTTTTCGGTTTCATCGGCAATTTCGGAACGGCAACGGCCGCCGTGGCAGCGCCTTACGCGCTTGAGCGCCGGGCGTTGTTCTATGCGGGCTACTCGGGCGCAAGCGTCCTGCGCCGCGATCCCCCGGACCGCTACGTTTTCAACTACCGCGCCAGCTACGCGGAAGAAACGGAAACCGTCGTCCGCTATCTCGTGAAGGTCAAACGTTTGAAGCCCGACCAGATCGCCGTTTTCATGCAGCAGGACGGCTTCGGCGAGGCTGGTTATGCCGGCGTAACGAAGGCGATGCGCGCTCTTCGCGGCGGCGACGGGGGAGCGATCCTCAAGATGACCTACCCCCGCAACTCGCTCGATGTGGAGCCGGCGATCAATCTGCTGAAAACCTCCAAAACGCCAATCAAGGCGGTCGTGATGGTGGCGACCTACCGAGCGGCGGCGAAGTTCATCGAGAAAAGCCGCGAGGCCGTGCCGGGGCTGATCTACACCAATATTTCGGCCGTCGGCCCCATCGCCTTGCGCGATGAACTGATGCTCCTTGGGCCGAAATACGCCGCCGGCGTCATCGTCACCGAGGTTGTGCCGGCCGTGGAGGGCTATTCATCGCTCATTCTCGAATACAAGGCGGCGCTTTCAAAATATTTCAGGGGTGAAACGCCGGATTACGTTTCGCTCGAATATTATGTGGCAGCGCAGATCATGATCGAGGCGCTTCGGCGGGCGGGGCCTCAGCTCGATGCCGAAAAACTTGTCGAGGCGTTTGAAAACATGCGCGACTTCGATCTGGGGCTCGGAACGCCGATTTCCTTCAGCCGGAGCGACCATCAGGGGTCGCACAAGGTCTGGGGCACGGTCCTTGGCGAAAGCGGCAAATACGAACCTTTCGATATGGAATAG